Proteins encoded together in one Streptomyces sp. B1I3 window:
- the lanKC gene encoding class III lanthionine synthetase LanKC, protein MPGIQETQLYCLADRTYFDTPARLPDEESRYRLGTDPPPAGWRREAVGLWTSLVPEHTAPAEQGWKIHVSTVPGEAEATLRDTARICLRHGVPFKFLRSEQALSLMAGKYVNRSGAGKFIAVYPPDEAVFLTLADELSRALAGRSGPYVLSDLRIGDAPVYTRYGAFVPRWCDDAGGRRVLALRNPDGELVPDERGVVFRTPAWVEVPAALRPHLAARAAARDDSFPYTVTEALQFSNAGGIYLAVDRETGRRLVLREARPHCGLDGVGDDAVTRLHREHRALTALAGLDCVPEVYGVRTVWEHHFLIEEHIEGNTLLEEITARFALVRGAESADDLAPYVAWADATAGELSRALEAIHARGLRFGDLHPSNIIVRPDGRIALVDFEYATALDDEVTPLAGAPGLQAPPGTPGAEADAYALWATWLAMLMPVMEMAGLERAKALTLESWARRRYGLPAGAGPRRPGLLRGLDASRRREAEVAALFEGPEVDWAGIRTRLLAGIHAGATPGRADRLFPGGPDLFATGGTDLANGAAGVLYALHRVGAPVPEEWTDWLAAAALRRDPAGAGGLFDGLPGTALVLSLLGRGDQGRELWDRAMSAASPTASADLFTGRAGIALAALRMARAGGTAPDTRLVETALRTARDLDRLVRGEHVDGLRLPESAGLLRGLSGAALLHLELHTLTGEAWLRPAARAALEREAGHIVAMPDGTLQVRDGRRHLLYLSQGSAGAALVAQAYTARHEDPVLSALIPGVRKGCVMEFVREPGLFTGRTGLVATAGQLGPGSRTGAGVLASVRNLAWHLVADEDRLLVPGATLRRFSADLGTGAAGVLLGLHFLSGGEGGAGAGKDPAGLLELLTLGRGVPGPSAGAPRG, encoded by the coding sequence GTGCCAGGCATCCAGGAAACCCAGCTGTACTGCCTCGCCGACCGTACGTACTTCGACACCCCGGCCCGGCTGCCCGACGAGGAGTCCCGGTACCGGCTCGGCACCGACCCGCCTCCGGCGGGCTGGCGCCGCGAGGCCGTGGGCCTGTGGACGTCCCTGGTGCCCGAGCACACCGCGCCGGCCGAGCAGGGCTGGAAGATCCATGTGTCCACCGTCCCCGGCGAGGCCGAGGCCACCCTGCGGGACACCGCCCGCATCTGCCTGCGCCACGGGGTGCCATTCAAGTTCCTGCGCAGCGAGCAGGCGCTGTCGCTGATGGCGGGCAAGTACGTGAACCGCAGCGGCGCGGGCAAGTTCATCGCGGTCTACCCGCCCGACGAGGCCGTGTTCCTGACGCTGGCCGACGAACTGTCCCGGGCCCTGGCCGGGCGCAGCGGCCCCTACGTCCTCAGCGACCTGCGGATCGGCGACGCCCCGGTGTACACGCGCTACGGCGCCTTCGTCCCCCGCTGGTGCGACGACGCCGGCGGCCGCCGGGTCCTGGCCCTGCGGAACCCCGACGGCGAGCTGGTCCCCGACGAACGCGGTGTGGTCTTCCGGACGCCCGCGTGGGTCGAAGTGCCCGCCGCCCTGCGGCCGCACCTCGCGGCGCGCGCCGCCGCCCGCGACGACAGCTTCCCCTACACCGTCACCGAGGCCCTCCAGTTCTCCAACGCCGGCGGTATCTACCTGGCCGTGGACCGGGAGACGGGCCGGCGCCTGGTGCTGCGGGAGGCGCGCCCGCACTGCGGCCTCGACGGCGTGGGCGACGACGCCGTCACCCGCCTGCACCGCGAGCACCGGGCCCTGACGGCGCTGGCCGGGCTGGACTGCGTCCCGGAGGTGTACGGGGTACGGACCGTCTGGGAGCACCACTTCCTGATCGAGGAGCACATCGAGGGGAACACGCTGCTGGAGGAGATCACGGCCCGTTTCGCCCTCGTACGCGGAGCGGAGTCGGCCGACGACCTCGCTCCCTACGTCGCATGGGCCGACGCGACGGCGGGCGAGCTCTCCCGGGCGCTGGAGGCGATCCACGCGCGGGGTCTGCGCTTCGGCGACCTGCACCCCTCCAACATCATCGTCCGGCCCGACGGGCGTATCGCCCTCGTCGACTTCGAGTACGCCACCGCGCTCGACGACGAGGTCACCCCGCTGGCCGGCGCCCCGGGCCTCCAGGCGCCCCCCGGCACCCCGGGGGCGGAGGCCGACGCGTACGCACTCTGGGCGACCTGGCTCGCCATGCTGATGCCGGTCATGGAGATGGCCGGACTCGAGAGGGCGAAGGCCCTCACCCTGGAAAGCTGGGCCCGCCGCCGGTACGGCCTGCCGGCCGGGGCGGGCCCGCGCCGGCCAGGACTGCTGCGCGGCCTGGACGCCTCACGACGCCGCGAGGCCGAGGTGGCCGCCCTGTTCGAAGGGCCCGAGGTGGACTGGGCGGGGATCCGCACCCGCCTGCTGGCCGGGATCCACGCCGGGGCCACACCCGGACGGGCGGACCGTCTCTTCCCGGGTGGCCCGGATCTCTTCGCCACCGGCGGGACCGATCTCGCGAACGGCGCCGCCGGTGTCCTGTACGCCCTGCACCGGGTGGGCGCCCCCGTCCCCGAGGAGTGGACCGACTGGCTCGCGGCCGCGGCGCTCCGCAGGGACCCCGCCGGGGCGGGCGGGCTCTTCGACGGGCTGCCGGGCACGGCCCTGGTGCTCTCGCTCCTGGGACGCGGGGACCAGGGGCGCGAGTTGTGGGACCGTGCGATGTCCGCCGCGTCGCCGACGGCATCGGCGGATCTGTTCACCGGGCGCGCGGGCATCGCGCTCGCCGCTCTGCGCATGGCCCGTGCCGGCGGGACGGCCCCCGACACCCGGCTGGTCGAGACGGCCCTGCGCACCGCCCGGGACCTGGACCGGCTGGTGCGGGGCGAACATGTGGACGGCCTGCGCCTCCCGGAGTCGGCGGGACTGCTGCGCGGGCTGAGCGGAGCCGCCCTGCTCCACCTGGAACTGCACACGCTGACCGGCGAGGCGTGGCTGCGCCCGGCGGCACGCGCCGCCTTGGAGCGCGAGGCCGGGCACATCGTCGCCATGCCTGACGGCACGCTCCAGGTACGGGACGGCCGGCGCCATCTGCTCTACCTGAGCCAGGGCAGTGCGGGCGCCGCGCTGGTGGCGCAGGCGTACACGGCACGGCACGAGGACCCCGTACTGAGCGCCCTGATACCGGGCGTGCGCAAGGGCTGCGTCATGGAGTTCGTGCGCGAACCGGGGCTGTTCACGGGGCGGACGGGGCTCGTCGCCACCGCTGGCCAGCTCGGTCCGGGGTCCCGGACCGGAGCCGGTGTCCTGGCCTCCGTACGCAATCTGGCCTGGCACCTGGTCGCCGACGAGGACCGGCTGCTCGTCCCGGGCGCGACCCTGCGGCGCTTCTCCGCCGACCTCGGCACGGGGGCGGCCGGTGTCCTCCTCGGCCTGCACTTCCTGTCGGGCGGAGAGGGCGGGGCCGGGGCCGGGAAGGATCCTGCCGGTCTGCTGGAACTGCTCACCCTCGGCCGAGGAGTTCCAGGGCCGTCCGCCGGGGCGCCGCGGGGGTAG
- a CDS encoding BTAD domain-containing putative transcriptional regulator produces MTRPPARPGPVGAVYFSLLGPLTAAVDGRPLPLGPRKQRLVLATLLSRPNTPVPVDVLTDVVWPEAPPRTARKNLQVYVSAARTLFAAVDGGDRDRVVHGCGGYRLRIEEGELDTLRFRALARAGRAAGERGDLRTAARLLREALDLWGERPPLHDLRDSAVVAEEAERLEARCLTVYEDWAEAETETGRAAVAVDGLRDLVERHPLRERLRAAWMNSLHQSGRQAEALEVYDDYRQLLSRELGLEPSPALAALYGRILGRGTPVRPAAPRKASRDVSLPADIRDFTGREDELARLLPVAGAPDGGVLVVTGPAGVGKSALAVRAAHLLTDGFPDGRVHVRVRRQDGTARGRTGMLDELLRLCGVETSGRPDAAEAETAWQDWLSRHRALLVLDDVVDEASVRGLLPRSGRCSVILTARGQLAGLAPVHRIALSPPEEAESSELLGKLIGVDRLRTDPAAALRIVRACGALPLAVVVGGMRLAVLRHLPLAEYAARIEDPWTALDELVAGDVSVRSRIAAGWQDLSARNRAALTRLADHTRDGGFTLERAMAALGLDERAAIRAVEALIDTGAVTSPPGEVTAHAALYEVPRLLGLYARESAGPGEDVATPAAPRRTALELLGRG; encoded by the coding sequence ATGACCCGTCCCCCCGCTCGCCCCGGTCCCGTCGGCGCCGTGTACTTCTCGCTGCTGGGACCACTGACGGCCGCGGTCGACGGCAGACCGCTGCCGCTCGGCCCGCGCAAGCAGCGGCTGGTCCTGGCCACCCTGCTGTCCCGCCCCAACACCCCGGTACCGGTCGACGTACTGACCGACGTGGTGTGGCCCGAGGCGCCGCCCCGGACCGCGCGCAAGAACCTCCAGGTCTACGTCAGTGCCGCCCGGACGCTCTTCGCGGCCGTGGACGGAGGCGACCGGGACCGGGTGGTGCACGGCTGCGGCGGCTACCGGCTGCGGATCGAGGAGGGTGAGCTGGACACCCTGCGCTTCCGGGCGCTGGCCCGGGCGGGCCGGGCGGCCGGGGAGCGGGGGGATCTGCGCACCGCGGCACGGCTCCTGCGGGAGGCGCTGGACCTCTGGGGGGAGCGGCCCCCACTGCACGACCTCCGGGACTCCGCCGTGGTCGCGGAGGAGGCCGAGAGGCTGGAGGCCCGGTGCCTCACGGTCTACGAGGACTGGGCGGAGGCCGAGACCGAGACGGGCAGGGCGGCCGTCGCGGTGGACGGCCTGCGGGACCTGGTGGAGCGGCACCCGCTGAGGGAACGGCTCCGCGCGGCCTGGATGAACTCCCTGCACCAGTCCGGCCGGCAGGCGGAGGCGCTGGAGGTGTACGACGACTACCGGCAGCTTCTCTCCAGGGAGCTGGGGTTGGAGCCCAGCCCGGCTCTGGCCGCCCTCTACGGACGGATACTCGGGCGGGGAACCCCCGTCAGGCCCGCCGCCCCGCGCAAGGCCTCGCGCGACGTGTCGTTGCCCGCGGACATCCGGGACTTCACCGGCCGTGAGGACGAACTGGCGCGGCTGCTCCCGGTGGCGGGCGCCCCGGACGGCGGCGTGCTCGTCGTCACCGGCCCCGCCGGGGTGGGCAAGTCGGCGCTGGCCGTCCGGGCGGCGCACCTGCTCACGGACGGTTTCCCCGACGGGCGCGTGCACGTGCGGGTCCGGCGGCAGGACGGCACCGCACGCGGTCGCACCGGCATGCTGGACGAACTGCTACGGCTGTGCGGCGTGGAGACCTCGGGCCGGCCCGACGCGGCGGAGGCCGAGACCGCGTGGCAGGACTGGCTGTCCCGGCACCGGGCACTGCTCGTGCTGGACGACGTGGTCGACGAGGCGTCGGTGCGTGGGCTGCTGCCCCGGTCGGGGCGGTGCTCGGTCATCCTGACCGCGCGCGGGCAACTGGCCGGCCTGGCACCCGTGCACCGGATCGCCCTGTCCCCGCCCGAGGAGGCGGAGTCGTCGGAGCTGCTGGGGAAGCTGATCGGTGTGGACCGCCTGCGGACGGATCCCGCCGCGGCGCTGCGCATCGTCCGGGCCTGCGGGGCGCTGCCCCTGGCGGTCGTGGTGGGCGGCATGCGGCTGGCGGTGCTGCGGCACCTGCCGCTGGCGGAGTACGCGGCCCGGATCGAGGACCCGTGGACGGCCCTGGACGAACTGGTCGCCGGGGACGTGTCCGTCCGGTCGCGGATCGCGGCGGGCTGGCAGGACCTGAGCGCCCGCAACCGCGCGGCGCTGACGCGGCTCGCCGATCACACACGGGACGGCGGTTTCACCCTGGAGCGGGCGATGGCGGCACTGGGCCTGGACGAACGGGCGGCCATCCGCGCCGTCGAGGCGCTCATCGACACCGGTGCGGTGACCTCTCCCCCCGGTGAGGTCACCGCACACGCGGCGCTGTACGAGGTGCCACGCCTGCTCGGCCTGTACGCCCGCGAGAGCGCGGGCCCCGGCGAGGACGTCGCTACCCCCGCGGCGCCCCGGCGGACGGCCCTGGAACTCCTCGGCCGAGGGTGA
- a CDS encoding LuxR family transcriptional regulator, with protein sequence MRANSPVTVGRDEEIGLLSSALDAARRRSGRALFLVGEAGIGKSRLVGECAYRAYALGMPVLRGRAGSTGLVVPFRPLVEALSSHFRAAGTPTDPELVPYHPALARLVPEWRDGESAGYTETVVELAEALLRLLSVLGRDTGCVVLLEDLHDCDTETVAVVEYVIDNLADLPVLLLGTLRPHPGTALDLVRSAEQRHTATVMELEGLGDAQVRTLTGACLETPPEDIPAAVQQRLVERAAGNPYLVEVLLDDLLDTGRLRRTEGGWEAAEQPDGSLPSRILRSWSHRLDRMDEPVRDLLLTAATLGSQFSVAVLQTVTGLEDRALFTHLRSAVETGVIAPDGAAPDRYTFRHTLTAEALVSSLAPAERAALARRAAAAVEHSGEPLDEDRRQLVASLELAAGNRAGAARQFAEAGRRMLAAGSHGSAVVLLERARSLAAESDLAAVTESLAVALAEGGDLDGALALADALPPVPARSEAAARRGDAHIKIAWVAVMAERAADTARQIGAAQDLFGPSPSPARRASLAVVDGHLSLLPGEDRREPEAVEQAAREAAETAEAEGLPVVACQAWQLLALLSRERGFDAADACLERMLALSTEHSLPLWRVEALVRLGVNGFMRTGDASRLHSARAAAAELGSLLLAQTVDGLLAMNAVMCARWDEAEEITGRSVEASARIGNHGAHRYLLLAGAAAAAHRGRRRETDRALAAFRRAGGEQSALVPLRLGFCGAIGALLEEDRPRALADLDAVLAWERDHPSYYYLSGRYGLRPLLRVLAGEGARGEYEEVAGAPGAALAWNRQFLELAEAVLLGREGDRAGAARRMAAFHARSAAFPVARHLGLRLVADAALADGWGEPVLWLRTAEEYFYEAGVQPPAAACRAALRQAGVSVTQHRGGRDRIPPPLRTNGVTPREYEVFVLLADRPGNQQIAQRLSISPRTVEKHLASLLSKTGRANRTALCEFAAECVVDRP encoded by the coding sequence ATGCGTGCGAATTCGCCGGTCACCGTCGGGCGTGACGAGGAGATCGGCCTGCTGAGCAGCGCCCTGGACGCCGCACGCCGGCGTTCGGGGCGCGCGCTGTTCCTCGTCGGTGAAGCGGGGATCGGCAAGTCCCGGCTGGTGGGCGAATGCGCCTACCGGGCCTATGCACTGGGCATGCCGGTGCTGCGTGGACGGGCGGGCTCCACCGGTCTGGTCGTGCCGTTCCGCCCGCTGGTGGAGGCCCTGTCGTCCCACTTCCGGGCCGCGGGCACGCCGACGGACCCGGAACTGGTCCCGTACCACCCGGCGTTGGCCAGGCTGGTGCCGGAGTGGCGGGACGGGGAGTCCGCCGGCTACACGGAGACCGTGGTCGAACTGGCCGAGGCCCTGCTGCGGCTGCTGTCGGTCCTGGGTCGCGACACCGGCTGCGTGGTGCTGCTGGAGGACCTGCACGACTGCGACACGGAGACCGTCGCGGTCGTCGAGTACGTCATCGACAACCTGGCGGACCTGCCCGTCCTGCTGCTGGGCACCCTGCGCCCCCACCCGGGGACGGCGCTGGACCTCGTGCGCTCCGCCGAGCAGCGTCACACCGCGACGGTGATGGAGTTGGAGGGCCTCGGTGACGCGCAGGTGCGGACCCTGACCGGCGCCTGCCTGGAGACGCCGCCCGAGGACATACCCGCGGCGGTCCAGCAGCGTCTGGTCGAACGCGCGGCGGGCAACCCCTACCTGGTCGAGGTGCTGCTCGACGACCTGCTCGACACGGGCAGGCTGCGGCGTACCGAAGGCGGCTGGGAGGCGGCGGAACAGCCGGACGGGTCCTTGCCGTCACGCATCCTGCGGAGCTGGTCCCATCGGCTCGACCGGATGGACGAGCCGGTGCGGGACCTCCTGCTGACGGCCGCCACCCTCGGCAGCCAGTTCTCCGTGGCGGTCCTGCAGACCGTCACCGGGCTGGAGGACCGGGCCCTGTTCACCCACCTGAGGTCCGCCGTCGAGACGGGGGTGATCGCCCCCGACGGAGCGGCCCCCGACCGCTACACCTTCCGGCACACCCTGACCGCGGAGGCGCTGGTCTCCTCCCTCGCACCGGCCGAGCGCGCCGCACTCGCCCGGCGTGCCGCCGCGGCCGTGGAGCACTCCGGGGAGCCGCTCGACGAGGACCGGCGCCAGCTGGTGGCGTCACTGGAGCTCGCTGCGGGCAACCGTGCGGGCGCCGCCCGCCAGTTCGCCGAGGCGGGACGGCGGATGCTCGCCGCGGGTTCGCACGGCTCGGCCGTGGTGCTGCTGGAACGTGCCCGCTCCCTGGCGGCGGAGAGTGATCTGGCCGCCGTCACCGAGTCCCTGGCGGTGGCCCTGGCCGAAGGCGGTGACCTGGACGGCGCGCTGGCCCTGGCCGACGCCCTGCCCCCGGTACCCGCGCGTTCCGAGGCGGCCGCCCGGCGGGGGGATGCCCACATCAAGATCGCCTGGGTGGCCGTCATGGCGGAGAGGGCCGCCGACACGGCCCGGCAGATAGGCGCGGCACAGGACCTGTTCGGGCCGTCACCGTCCCCGGCGCGCCGTGCGTCGCTCGCGGTCGTCGACGGACACCTCTCGCTGCTCCCCGGCGAGGACCGGCGGGAGCCGGAAGCGGTGGAACAGGCCGCCCGCGAGGCCGCGGAGACCGCGGAGGCGGAGGGACTGCCGGTCGTGGCCTGCCAGGCCTGGCAGTTGCTGGCGCTGCTCTCCCGGGAGAGGGGTTTCGACGCGGCCGACGCCTGTCTGGAGCGGATGCTCGCCCTGTCCACCGAGCACTCCCTGCCGCTGTGGCGGGTCGAGGCCCTGGTGCGGCTGGGGGTGAACGGTTTCATGCGGACCGGCGACGCGAGCCGTCTGCACTCGGCGCGGGCGGCGGCCGCGGAGCTGGGTTCGCTGCTGCTGGCGCAGACGGTCGACGGACTGCTCGCGATGAACGCGGTGATGTGCGCCCGGTGGGACGAGGCGGAGGAGATCACCGGACGGTCGGTGGAGGCCAGCGCCAGGATCGGCAACCACGGCGCCCACCGGTACCTGCTGCTGGCCGGGGCGGCGGCGGCGGCGCACCGCGGCCGGCGGCGGGAGACGGACCGTGCGCTTGCCGCCTTCCGCAGGGCGGGAGGGGAACAGTCCGCCCTGGTGCCCCTGCGGCTGGGTTTCTGCGGGGCCATCGGCGCGCTCCTGGAGGAGGACCGCCCCCGGGCGCTCGCCGACCTCGACGCCGTGCTGGCCTGGGAGCGCGACCACCCGAGCTACTACTACCTGAGCGGCCGCTACGGGCTGCGGCCGCTGCTGCGGGTGCTGGCGGGTGAGGGGGCGCGCGGCGAGTACGAGGAAGTGGCCGGCGCGCCCGGTGCCGCCCTGGCATGGAACCGCCAGTTCCTCGAACTGGCCGAGGCGGTGCTGCTCGGCCGGGAGGGCGACCGGGCAGGCGCCGCACGGCGGATGGCCGCCTTCCACGCCCGGTCCGCGGCCTTTCCGGTGGCCCGCCACCTCGGTCTGCGCCTGGTCGCGGACGCGGCGCTCGCCGACGGGTGGGGCGAGCCGGTCCTCTGGCTGCGCACCGCGGAGGAGTACTTCTACGAGGCCGGGGTGCAGCCGCCGGCGGCTGCGTGCCGGGCGGCCCTGCGGCAGGCCGGGGTGAGCGTGACCCAGCACCGCGGCGGCCGGGACCGGATCCCGCCGCCGCTGCGGACCAACGGGGTGACTCCGCGCGAGTACGAGGTGTTCGTGCTGCTGGCGGACCGGCCGGGAAACCAGCAGATAGCCCAGCGGCTGTCCATCTCACCCCGCACGGTGGAGAAGCACCTGGCCAGTCTGCTCAGCAAGACGGGCCGGGCCAACCGTACGGCCCTGTGCGAGTTCGCCGCGGAGTGCGTCGTCGACCGGCCCTGA